The sequence gccaccaaaaaagatgcataaaacgttatgcaaccatattttggttcatgcatttactaatttagttatgcaaccactaaaagGATATATACGCCTAAAAAATAAcatcacaaaaaacaaaaagacgcataacgaattataatAATTTTCTcaactacataacaagttattcatcCATTGTTTTGGTTAATTTCAGTGCTTATAAAAAAGGTTGATGCATAATGCGTCatgcagccatatttttggatgcatatcaagttatgcatcagttttttattTCAATGCTTACAAAAAGTGGTTGCATAATGCTTTATGCATCTGTTTTCAAGActgtataacatgttatgcagacttTATTGTATGTGCATGACAAGCTATgcagtctttttttttgttggtttcattaCTAACAAAtaagttgttgcataacgtgttatgcaaccattttctggactgcatacaagttatgcagcaacttttgtagatgcataacatgttatgcaattaTTTTTCTGATTGAATTCAATTCTAACAAAAAAGGTTTATGCATAATGTGTCATGCAACTATTTCCtcagatgcataacatgttatgcatccattttctcgaatgcataacaggttatgcaaccattttgatagctgcataacatattatgaatgacaaaaccaaaccaaaacaaCATAAAACCGAGTATACCTATACACGATTTATCAGAATCTTGCAAAATTTACTTACCCACTAAACAATAGTACaaaatatttacttgataaaaaaataaaagaagcaaTTAACGTTGAGGCACATAAATTAGTTACATCACTATAATTACCATCGGCAATCTTCTGATCAACCCGtactttttttatattttcttttcgtAACCCTGGGACTAACATCTTAACATACACACCATCACCGTCTTCATCGGCATAACCATCACAGAAGTATGATTTACTGTCCCAGTTACAAATGGGCATGAAATCCAACTTTTTGATCTTAGCACTTTCATCATCTGAAAAGTAAAACCAATATTCAATATTAAACAAAATCTGAAAAGATAAGCATATCACAAAGTTTTCAACTCAAAGAAGATCGGGAAATGTCTTGGCTGCAGTAGAAGCCTGAATACGTACAGCTGAAGCAGATAGCAGATCAACAAAAAGCTAAGTTAGATACGCTTGCGAATGTCTCTCTTATAACTCGAGCAGAGGACACTGAGATTCCTACAAGGTGTACTTTAACTAAGACATTCCAAAAAAGACCAGTATCTAGAGCTGTACCGGGACttgttgttagaaaaaacgctttaaaaataccaatttttccatgggctatgttttgatccctagacctattgtccattaattattttttcatttgaatagataaaacaatagtcccacattgactaaaatctaaagagttttagacttaaataccatagaattggctataagggcattagacttttgtgcttggagtgaaggcctagactaggacaaggttgcctttcccgtacgcgcggtgcttcgcatagaagcacgccgccgccgtccggtccggtgggtgtgggtgtgggtgcataatcctatctttttgctgaattttttggtacgtgttttccacacaagtagaagaatcttttctttgtctggcgatattgcctttaggacagcgtatcgtatacgtgcctctatattttctgtgcatctccagcaacatcggtttgagctaagtatcttcttctcagttacattattagtaatttaccCAACACTTGTATCTAGGTGTTGGTTATGTACAGAGTCAGAGATTTTTTTATATAGTAAATGAGGTTGTACCAACTCTAAGTCTACAAACCAAGGTTTACAGTTCAGTACCTTGGACTTGTATTTAGTTTACAAtggaaagaatttttttataCCTGGACTTGTATTTAGTTTTACAGTTCAGTACCAACTACAAGTCTACAAACCAAGGTTGTGTACTTATTTACAAGGACTCCGTCTCAGAGGACAACTGTATTCCTGCTCAGTAATAGCTAAGAAAAATTATGAACAATGATATTAAAATTCATAATTGAAGAACCAAAAATGAATCATAAGGAAAGAGTGAGTACCTGCCAGTTCAGCAAATTAATCATGTCTGCTTCGACAGATGGATTTCCTCGCTGCTCGTCTCTTTGAATAAAatcaacttgcaattcttgcaaATAAGAAAGGGATTTCAGATCATAAGATAAAGACGCCTTCACTTGAGGGCAACCAAAAATGACTAATTTCTGAAGAGAAGTCCATCCTCGTAAAATCTGGCAGAAACTTTAAAACTGGGCACTCGAGCAAATACATTACCAGAAAAGAGTCCATGTGAAGTTGAGAGCTAACATCGCCGCCTCATTCTCTGTGCCATCATCATTTTCTCAGAAaccttccaactgattgcacattCTGATTCTAAGACTTCGAAGATTATAGTTGCTTCCAAGTATCAAAGAAAGACCAAACAAAGCATAGGAGAGTGGTGCCGTATAAATCTTAGAGCAGCACAAAGACACCAAAAAATTGTAATTCACAAGACCAACTGAAAAGTTATACCTGCACCCTTACATACTGGACAATTGATCAAACTTGTTTCCTTGCATACTGGACAATTGAtcaagctttttttttttatagcttTCCACCGGTGCACAAAACCCTAGTTCCCAGAATCATAATCACCATATCAAACGAAAAACAAATTCTTACATAATCTATCTATTTTCATATACCGTCTATCTGTATTATTCATCGGGATTACCGTTTGGAGgaagaagtaaaagaattgaagaagaagaaagatagtTTGGCCGGTAACGgagaaaaaaaagaccaaaacataattttataaattttgggtttgtgagaaatttttgTACAGAAtatgggtgtttttttttttttgctaagtcttttaatttattaagcaaaaaaacgtaattacaagaattacaagcaGGAGGcacaaggcctccccacccccataaaccaaaggggttaaAATAAATAGCCAAAGAAAAGCCACAAAAAACTAGAGAATAATAACTAAAAAATACCCAAAGAGAAATGAAGAATAAAGACTAAAAGCCTAAATTACTTCACTCTAATAAACGCCAAAGGAAAAAAGCAAAACCCTCCTTCAAGAGTTTCcacttcctttgtttttcttctttggagtcttcattctttttgattGATCTTGAATTTCCTTGATGTATTCCTTTCTAAAAGATAAGTCCTGCGAAATTTTTGTTGAATATCAAATTTATGGGTGCACCTATGAAGTTTACAGAATATGGGTGCGCCCATGAAATTTTACACCAGTAGATTTCATAGtggaaaaaatctgaaaaatgaaCCTCACACTAATTTTCAGTTCGAAATTTCCAAACTAGTCCACCCAACCTGTTTCCTATGCAGCTCTTCTCCCACTTCCATAAttggaaaatattattttttttatctcttcatGATTATGGTAAGTAATTAGCGCCTTTGTCGTATATTATTTCGCCACTTCATTTTCCCTTCGGTTCCATACCAATGTCCAAATCTTATGAATCCAAGTGGGCCCAGGAAATGATGCTTCAACCCGTTTACTCCATAATTGTGTAACTCAGTTTTAACCGTTTTTCTTGCCATAACCTATTTTATTCATGTACCTACAAAAATCCAATAAATACCAAAATCAATACAAAAATAAGGCCTAACAATGTATATTTTGGGTGGTAAATATACAAGAATTTGACGCTAATCACGCCCCAAAacctacattttgctagtcccgagcaaaactaaaatgaaatgaaaatcctaactcactgtcgcaggcatcgcgattatatttagcgtatgcaataagcctttaaacctctaggtggtcctagtggccgagttatagtctcgggagggtttaatagagatatacccacaaaacctttactccagaccctaactatctacgcagaaccatGGAATAGCACTAAAGatcctccttggttggcatactctcattgacacaggaggaagtaccctgatgcgaaattccaattgatgtacacgagtttgtaatcaagcatattaaaattcatatataagtgacagatctttaCTAAGATAgtcacactatggacatcaatatccagagtcaacaaatcacatggatagattaagaagatggatatagagaaaaacgtagatggttttgatgttgactaaggtgaacggtgtttcccatatctgtatgaaggccactgccaagatgaacttatcctaatggactgagatagtggtctgactaatatcaatgcaactggcaaatacaagggaacagtggtcgattttattgaacaatttatTACAGTTGGTCTGATAGTCCggtcttattttcttttctttttttcttctttattaatttttttcctttttttttctttttttcaactttttttcatcattttttttataaagtaactcaatcactctacttcatCCCAGTAGTAGTAACAACTTGAtgtgtgtgccccaccaaatcacttagagaaacatatttaaaaaaataataaaaataaaataaaaacagaaggtgaaatggACTCAAccagatatggcgaaactaccatgttatttctaacacctgagctatgtgcttttatgaatagactctatttaaATGTTTTCatctactcagattggttcctcaactcctaaaaccaagatgcttccatccacttagattggttagtgtcatccttaataggcataaatttctaggctctggagtttaattaatgcaactaaaaagtttctcccatatccccaaacttaaatctaacattgtcctcaatgttgtaaagataaaattaaaagcatcaaaacaaggagaaattgttaccatttgaagcaaaagaattaaggaaagatattaccttgttgcatgagcatgggttacctcccaagaagcgctaagtttaaagtcttcagccagacatcagaagaattagtcaccacataaaatcataaagtagtaGCCGGAACAACTGTGGGTCATCGAAATCAAATAATGTCATCACAAATAGAAGAAAACTACAGCAGACCAAGAAAGTGAACCAACCAAatacatccttaacaagttttcTATTTAAGACAATTATATctggttgtggttcaggttcaggctctataaaagggtctgaataaaatattttcatgggccaTGTTTCCTCATTGGCAGGATCCGGAGGATCAGGTTGTAAAGTCTGGaagaaatcaaataaaaacttagaagcacataataataacctgaataattgtggatccttaaagtcaatcaggttGGACTTGCACAGTTGACCAtaatggtggtcattcttaagaaaatgtgtcgacgattctaatttcctaaaattaggtttagttctaaaaactatataatgacacatttcaaattcagaTACTCCCACATTTAGTAAATAAAATCTTGGTGGGACAACAAAGTCAATTATGGTATCATGGATCgaattaaccacatcaaccagaggatggaatTCTATCAACTGAGTTTCATTCTGGacataactaggttcaggaaagcgtgcatgaagatagtctcttaagatggtagaggcacatatatcaagtcccaaattagggacctttttaagagttaaaggtaaaccacggggagaatgatattcacccccaaacttagagttctcAATGTCCTTGGAcgaactagtcacaatttccttaatttctaaattaccatatttaggaaaatggtcttttatttcttctaggttgaaattaggtgGTTCTACATTTCTATAATCCTCAGAAGAGACTATTGTTGTCTTTGTCTCTCTCCAAAAATATGCGtttttttcttttagggtttcacCATTTTTTTACGAGAATTCCTTCATCCTTGATCATCTTAGGGTGATTTTGGATGGGGGAAAATACTGATTCAAACTCACAACATAATGGGGTTAAAACTGTTTCTTTTTCTGATTTAGTTAAGGGTAAAAACCCTATTTGTTACAAGATTCAGATTCTTTATCTCTCCCTGAAGTTTCTTATTATCTTGAAGAACCGATGATTGATTTACCTTTGGAACTTACTCAAGAGGGTCGGGATATCTTTCAGTTTAGTCTGATTGGAAGACTGAACTTTTTTTTGAAACTGCCTATGTTGAATTGGAAAGAACTAAGCATTCGCAtgttccaaattcagttttagttaacaatggaaaagtgggtgaaactaatcCATTAAATAAGACAGGTTTGGTTGCAATTAGGATTCCTAAACCTGTTAGGTCTGCTCCTTCAACTCCTCTTTGTGATCAACTAATGGCTGGtgaatttttatttaataaaaacaaGTTTGATGTTCTTAATATTGCCCCGGAAGTAGCTGAAAGTTCAGCTGATGCTAAGTTCAGGGCAGAGCAAGAAGTGCAAAAAGAACGCATGAAAACCATGCACAAGTTGGTAAACTATACGCTGGGAAAAAATATTCAACTTGAAACAATTTCGGAAACCGAGTCTCAATTGGGTTTGGAAGCTTCAAATTTAAGAAACCGTATTGAAAAAGGTAACTCGCCAAGAATAAATACTGGGACTTCTTCTCAGTCAGTTAATAACTCCTCCCAAAGTAGTTTTTAATGTGTGTTCTTTATTGGAACATAAATGGCATTGCACGCCATGCTGCAAGGTGAAAATTACAAGAGTTACTTAAGGAGCATAAGACAGATATCTTTTGCATTGCTGAGCCGAAAGTACATTGTACTTTTAATTTTATGCAAGGGTTATATGTGGATGGTTACAAGAGAGATATTAttcataattctgttgattctctAAGGGGAACATCTGGATTTTTTGGTCAAATAGTATGATGAGGCATGTTGTTGTGAATACTAGTAGGCAAGCTATTACTATTGAAACGGAGGGTGTGTTGGTatcctttgttcatgctagttgttTTCAAGTCACTCGTAGAAGGTTATGGCAGCAActttcttcagttgataataatacTCCTTGTTTGGtcatgggtgattttaattgtgtgtTGCGTAATGATGAGAAAAAAGGAGGTTGTGAACCGCGGACTTCAGTCATTaatgattttagtgattggatggatgaCAATGATCTCTTTGAAGTTgattttttgggttctaaatttacTTGGGCTAATGGGCAATCTGGTGTTCGTAGAATCCTTTGCAAGATGGATAGAGCTATTATCAATGAAGTCTGTCTTAATAAGTTTGAGAATTTGAGGTGTAAAGTTCTTCCTCGTGAAGTTTCCGACCATTCTTCTCTTATTGGCTTTCCTTTTTCCAACCCAAGACCGAAACGAGCTCCTTTTAGAGTgcaaaagatgtggttttctcaccCTGATTTCATGCGCATGGTTATTGAGAGTTGGAATGCTCAAGTTTCTGGCTCTCCCGCTTTTATTTTTCCTTACAAGCTCAAAAGATTAAAGGCTGCCATGAAGGAGTGAAATTTAAGGGTCTTTGGCAATGTTTATGCGAAGCTCAAACAAGCTAAGCTGACTATGGAAGTTGCTCTTCGTATTTCAGATGAAGATCCTGAAGACATTTCTAAGCTCAATTCTGCCAAAGCAACTTCAGTTACTCTTCAGGAAATTCGTGCTCAACAATCCATTTTGTTGAAACAAAAGTCGAGAAATTTGTGGctcacattttttttttgctaggtcaaaatggtttattgaagcaaaaaaacgtaattacaagaattacaaaaaggGAGGCTcgaggcctccccacccccataaaccaaaggggcaaaaaaaaatagcaacaaAATAGCActaaaagctcataaaataagcttTTAAACACAAATAAATAACTAAAAGAGGAAAACTAGAAACATTAAAACCGTCTGCGCCCCTTAGTTCCCACTCTAAAAGAAACTTGTGGCTCACGGATGGTGCTagtaatacttctttttttcataCCAATATTCGAACTCGCGGGAGAAGTAATCTGATTTCGGAATTGGTGGTTGAGAATGGGACTGTTCTAACTGATTATGAACATATTAGAGACCATACGGTTTCTTTTTTTGAGTCTATGTTTAATGGTGCTGAACTTCCCATAGATGAGGAGTTATTTCATTATGATCATAATATTATCTCTTCCGAAGATAGTCAGAGAATGGATGAAATTCCTACTATGGAGGAGATAAAGACTGATGTTTTTGATCTTGGCGCTGATAGTGCCCTTGGCCCTGAcggtttctctggttgtttctataggcattgttgggatGTGATTCAACAAGACCTTTGCAAAGCTATTACCTTTTTCTGGCAAGAGAAATTGATTCCTCAAGGTACTAATTCTAGTCTTTTGATTTTATTAGCCAAGGTTAGAGGAGCCAACAACTTTAGGcccattggtcttagtaattttttccttaaaatttttactaagattttagctacaagACTGGGTAGTGTGCTTGATAACCTTGTTTCAGAGGAACAAGttgctttcatgaagggaagaaacattcatgaaaatATCAATGTGGCGTCGGAGATGGTAAATGATCTTAAAACGAAGTGTAAGGATGGCAATGTGGGTCTTAAACTTGACATCacccaagcttttgacacggtgagTTGGTCTTTTGTTCTAGAAGTTTTTCGGAGGTATGGTTTTTCTCAGAGTTGGTGTTCTTGGATCTTTTAGATTCTTAGCTCGGCTCGTATATCTATTCTTCTTattggtagtccggagggtttcttcaagattaatagaaggttaaggcaaggagatcctttatcccctcttatttttgttttgattgaagatgttcttagtagaattctttcaaaattatttctagaaaagaagatgacgccaatgctttccaaaaagaaaaaaggtatttctcctactcaccttttctttgctgatgacattatgattttttataAAGGCAACATGAAGAGTTTGCACAATCTTCTTGCTTTATTTGGAAAATATCAAACAGCTTCGGGTCAAACTGTTTGGcgtcaaaagagtaaggtttattatggtggtggttctttgaATCACTGCACTACCATCACTAATTTACTTGGTATGGAAGTTTCTACTTTCCCGGACATGTATCTTGGTGTTCAAATTATGCCTGGTGCTGTTAAGTATCGCCACATTAGCAATGTGATTGATAAAATTAAGAATCAACTTGTTGTTTGGAAGGGTAAATTGCTTCAACAACACAAGAATAGGGAGCAAACAAGGCTTAACTCTGTCCGTGAAGAAAATAATGGGTTTTGTCACAAGCCCAATATCAATCAGGGTGCGGACAATTTTGTTGGGTCTGTGGAGAGTGCTAAGAATTCTTTTCATTTAACTAAAGAGGAGAATGAAGTTCTTTGTACAATAACAAAATTTGATATCTAACAAAATTTTTTGAAGGATTTATCTTACCGAAAGGAGTATCTCAAGGAAATACAAGATCAATTAGAAAGAATGAAAACTCCAAAGATGAACAATAAGAATAAAGAAGGAGGTGGAAGCACTTGATAGAAAATCCtattttccttctttttgatatttttttgtgCTTAGGAGCTTATTTATTTGTGCTTAGTAGCTTATTTTTTGTTAGCtattttgatgttattttttctcccctttggtttatgggggtggggaggcctcgAGCCTCCCATtttataattcttgtaattacgttttttttcttaataaaccattttggcctagcaaaaaaaaaatttggaaggGTAAATTGCTCTTTTTTCAAGACAGAattgttcttattaattcagtGATTTCTAGTTATTCTATTCACAACATGGCTTTGTATAAGTGGCCTTTGAAGTTTATTAAACAAGCTGAGCGTGTGATTCGCAATTTTCGTTGGTCTGGGATGCTGAGGTCTCAAGGAAGTTTGTTGTTGGTTTTCCTAAAGTTTGCTTCCCTTTGAATGAAGGTGGTTTAGGTATTTCTAGTTTAGCAGTCACAAACAAGGTGCTTCTCATGAAATTATGGTGGAACATTCGGTCCTCTAacaagaaatgggctcgtttCTTATGGGCGAAGTACACTTCTCGGCTAGGGATACTTAAACAATATGGGGTGAAGTCTTCGATTCTTCCAGGCATTCGTTTAATTCACTCCACTGTGGACAAAAATACCAAAGTGCTTATTGGTGATGGGAGGTCTACCTCTCTTTATcttgatgtttggtatggtaaTGAAAGTATTGCAGACATGCTTGGTGAAACTGACCTTGATGGTTCCATCatggttagtgatattattgttaaCAATAACTGGCAGTTGCAGGGCGCTCATGTTCAACAGTTGGTGCGAGATGGTGTGGACTTAACAAATTTTCCGGTGCTGCAAGGAGGGGAGGATTGTAGAGTCTGGATGCCAGAGATGAATGGAAAATTCTCAGTCTCGTCTGCAAAACAGATCCTAAGAAAGAAATATGCGGCTGCTGAAGTGTATGGTCTTTTTTGGAGAAAAGCAATACATCCAAAGTTAGCTGCTCAGAATTGGAAAATCTGTAGAGAAGCTTGTGCAACTCAAGACAAAATTAGGAGCAGATTCAAGGTCGATCTAGCCAACAGATGTTACTTATGCAAACAAGCTGAAGAGTCCTTAGAGCACGTCATATGGAGTTGTCCGTTTGCAGCACAAATCTGGCAGTGGTGCTCAGGTTTGTTTAAACTCAGTCCACATTATGATTTAGTGAATTCGTACAAGACAACTAAAGGGAAAAGTCGCATTATAAAAGATTTGTGGTTATTGGCCAACATGATAATTCGTTCGGAGCTGTGGCAGACAAGAAATATGGCCTGTTTTTAAAACGCGGCAGTGAGTATTCACTTCTTCAAACAGCGCACTTTCCATTTGATCCATGGTTTCTCTATCCGCTTGAAGAGTTTTATGCATAATACCTCGGAAGATCTggagattttgaatttttttggtgTGCGACATAGACAGGTAAAAATTATACAACCAATTAAGTGTTCTTGGGTTCCTCCTAACTGGGATGAACTGTTATTGTGTTGCGATGGTGCTGCCAAAGGTAACCCTGGTAGAGCGGGAGCTGGTGTGGTAGTTTGAGATGCTGGTTGCAATTTCGTTGGATCTATGAGCATTGGGCTTGGTCGAACTAATAACTTCTTGGCAGAGCTCTATGGTGTGATTGTAGGTTTGGAATGGGCAATGAAATGGTCAGTTCGTAAAATGTTGGTGAGGTCAGATTCAATTGGTGCCATAACTGCTTTTAAGAATT comes from Papaver somniferum cultivar HN1 chromosome 7, ASM357369v1, whole genome shotgun sequence and encodes:
- the LOC113296291 gene encoding uncharacterized protein LOC113296291, which codes for MRHVVVNTSRQAITIETEGVLVSFVHASCFQVTRRRLWQQLSSVDNNTPCLVMGDFNCVLRNDEKKGGCEPRTSVINDFSDWMDDNDLFEVDFLGSKFTWANGQSGVRRILCKMDRAIINEVCLNKFENLRCKVLPREVSDHSSLIGFPFSNPRPKRAPFRVQKMWFSHPDFMRMVIESWNAQVSGSPAFIFPYKLKRLKAAMKE